The sequence TAACAGAAAAAAACAGTTCCAAAAAAGCAGTCAACATTTTACTGTTAACCttcctttaagattttcttctggAAGCCTTTTTATCAAATATCTACCTGATTATTTTGTTCTCAGGAATAGGCAAGATACTATACTGGGGCCCTATGTGAGAGAACTCATGCGTTTTAAACTACAACTGCCTTTTCTTCAAATCCTAGATGTCTTGACCTAGAGACAACACACAGGGAAACACTTCAGCTTGTTCTGTAATATTACTGTTTCAGTAACATCATGTTtgctatgaactgaattgtgtaTTCCTCCATGTccaattcatattttgaagcaCTAACTCTCAATATGATGGTATGTGGagatggggcctctgggaggtaaaCAGGTTTAGATAAGGTCATGAGAGTGGGGttatgatgggattagtgcccttacaagaAGAAACCAGAGAATTAGCTCTCTCTCTGCTATGTGAAAATACAGTAAGAAGGTGGTAGActataagccaggaagaggaTGCCCacagacaccttgatcttggatttcccagacTCTAGAACTCTGGCAAAGAAATATCTGTTGTCTAAGAcccccagtttatggtattttgttatggcagtccaagCTAAGAAAATGCTCAATGAAGCTCGGTTCTGTTTTCTGGTTGCTTATTAAGGGGTAGATTGGGGGAAGAAGATTGAGAAGAAGGATTTCAAAAATTAACAGTAGACCTTGACAACAAAGTTACTGCTTTAAGAGTTTTAAGGGTGTGGGAGCAGGCCGACACTAAGAATCTGCTTCATCAGTGAAATCTGAGAACTGCAGCTGTGAGCTGAATATGATCTCTTAGACTCTGGGCTCTGTTTCTGTGAACTTGAAGTAAAAAGCTATCATTCTGAATAGGTAGATATGTGCAGCTTGTTTTAAATCTCCAGACCACACCCACACCATATCCTAACGTGATATCTCCCATGAAACGCCCATCTTATCCCAGAAACGACCTCTAAAGCAGGCTGCTTGACTATACAGCAAGCTGGATACAAGGTTCAGACAACTTTGGAGATTACTGTCTGGATCTTCGTTGCCCATATTAGACTGACAGAGGACACGAAACCTTAAGTCCCTATTCGTCATCTCAACTCCAAGTGACAAGGAAAACATTAAATTGGAATTCAGCCCAGAATTTCAGGGTGACCTCctaaacatatacatgtatttgcTTGAGATCAGAGCATGCAGATTCTCTATGCAGCcccaatatttctttttaaaaaatgtttatttttgagatagtacaagtgggggagggacagggacggggtgggggtgtaGAGGATCCTAAATGGGCTCTACCAtgacagaacctgatgtggggctcaaacttacaaaccgtgagatcatgacctgagccaaagttggatgctcaatcgactgagccccaAAAGCCCAATAGCTGAGCCCCGCAGCCCCAATATTTCTAATACCTGAACATGAAGTCTCTTCCAAGGGGGCCACAGAGTTTTCAGTCCTGGGAGCTATGTTGCTAATATCCTGGATAACCTACCCTTGTTTGTTAGGGCTTCTCAACTCCCTTCTGAGCCATGTGCTGTCTGTGTTAAGATCTTGTGGGTCCTCCTGGactgtggcttcttttttttgGAAGGCATCCAGATCTGGTGGGCTCTGGTTCTGACACATGACCTGAACAGCATTGTCTTGCACGTTTTCAGGCTCCAAAGAGGGATGTGTGAAGAGAGCTGATCTATAGTTTTGCAAAAGGCTGCGTGTGGGGATCCACCACTAACTGCATTGGTATCAAGATGCATGAACACTTGTATTTTGGTCCACAGGATGCTTCTGCCTCATTTACTTTGTTTCAGCATGAATCTTCATGACAGTGGATGTTCAGATGCTCAATACACTGAAGTTCTCCAAGGATGGGAAGAGATTCTTGCCTGACTATGGGATAGCTACAACTCTCTGGGTTTAGATACATTAGAGATAGGAAGatgaacaaatgacaaaaaagaaaaaaaaaaaaagaatggaaggtaCCTGACATCTGGTGGCAGGCTTAATGACTCCTACAAGGTTTCTAGTGGACTCCTTGCATTTCCCAGAGCTAACTGCTTCTGCTGACCCTGAATACAGAGGTTTGGCTGGGTCTCAGGCTATTAGACCACATGCAAATGGCAGGTGGCTTTTCAGGAAGGAAATCAGTGCTGCCTCATATTTTCCCATGAATGGCTATCAAAGTATGCTAAAAAAAGGTAATTAGTAAAGACTTGGATCAGTTTGTAGAGGACTTTGGGGGTACCATGAGCTGAGAACTCAAAGGTATCAGAAATGCCAAGCAAGGGGGCAAATTCctccagaaaaaaagaggtagTATAAAAGCAGCATtagggggagcgcctgggtggctcagtctgtaaagtgtctgactttggctcaggtcatgatctcaaggttcgtgagttcaagccctgcgttgggctctgtgctgacagctcggaggctggagcctgcttcagattctgtgtctacctctctctctgcccctcccccaatcatgctctgtctctctctctcaaaaataaacaaacattaaaaatttaaaaaaaaaacataaaagcagcATTAGGTTTCAGAAAAAGGTTAAACCATCCCATTTGTGTAAAGAGAGATGAACTAAGTGTACTGCTATCACAGTAGCTTGAAATTggaaacaggagagggacagagaacacAGAACTGTTAATACAATTCTAGCCGTTATTTTGAATTCAGGCAAGAAAAGTATGTTAGAAAATTGCACATCTATGAAACAGCTGCATTTTCTAAAACTTCATAAAGAAAGTAGCTGACCTCACCGTGCAATAGGTCCTCATGTGTGGGAATAAAGCTGGAACCCTTTGCTAAATTAAaggcttaataaatgttatagaGAACCCCCTGACGTTGTGGAGCaagtttttcttctgtcttctctgagGAGGTTCCCTTGTGCAGCACCACAGGGCGAGAGCTACAGTCGCCACAGGGAGATATCTCACAGCTTTGCAGCAAAAGGAGGAATTCCTTCTCAGTCATCTGTTAGGGAACTTACACTTCAAGGCTTCAAGTATGTCTTTCAGCTATAAGAATTACCAAGAAGCCAGATTGGTCTGGGAGGCCTTAGAAGCTTCGGATGCCTTTAGAAGACGGGGAGGATCTGGAAGTGTGGGTCAGGCTGGTAGCGCTGTACTTGCACATAGCCATACTTCCTACCTCAGCCCATACAGGACTTCCTCTATGGCTGGCCCATCTGAAGTAGCGGTATGATTTGACAAGTGagaaaaagcacttaaaatactGCTCTAATCCTTTCAGTATATAATAGCTAGGGTGATCTGCTAGTGAAGCAGCTCAGGAGATGGAACACTTGTGACTTAGGTTTTCAACTCCATAGTCCCTTGTTCCTCTGGTCCACCCACATTTTGAGGTTTGGACATTCACTCAATCTGTACCTTCCTCAGGCCACACGCTCAACTGTACAGGGTATAACACTAATAGAACATGGATGCTTAACAGAGTTGATAGACACAGGTGAAAACACTgattactagctatgtgacttagAACAAGTGACTTCCTAGTCACTTTTCTGTATTATGAAGactaattaaaaggaaataatatttgtaaaatacctAGAAAAGCATTTGATACGCAGGCAGTCTGTAAGTAAATATTCACATTACTTTTAAAGTACTAGTGTACATATGAAAAAGATCACATTATTTCTCcagcaaagtttatttttgaagcatGCATAGTTTTAATTAGCCTTTGTGGAAATTTACTTCATTCAAACCCCATTTAGTATGGAAACAATTTTCTGtagaaaatacttcttttttaccTTAGTTGCTTCATTGAGGATTTGGAACTTGGTGCTGTCTTTGCCTTTTGTGGCGGAGTCTAGTAATGCCTGATAGGTGGACTTTGTGGAGAGCTGCTGTTTCTGACGCCTACAGATACAGAGTATACAAATGCCTGAGAATTATTTGTGACTGTCAGCATTCAACAAACTATATTACCACGTGGAAGTCATTAAAATTCACTATGATGATAAATGTATCGGGCCCAGACAGCATTAGTACTCTAATAAAGCACTAACAGAACACTTTGTTATTAGAGTGCtaataaaatactaatgaaattGTTCAACATAACACTGCTCTAGGATGGCATTTTGTCCCCTTTATTGAAAAGGTGGGGCAGTTTTCATAGATGATATTTATTAGCTTGTTAAGTTCCCTTCCACTTTCCATGAAATGTATACTTTAAGAGAAACTCAATAAATTCTAGCGGAAATCCGGTATAATCTAGTGATTTAACAAAATGACCAAGAGTTCCCTATAGAATTCCCTCTAAGGCACCTATTCAGAATTTAAGTgatctgattttcttcctttaggGCAGTCTGAATAAATTAGAAAGTTGTAACATAGGATACAATTTTTGTGAAAGTAAAATGACCAAAAATTGTAGTGAGATactcaacaaaaatattttaaagaaatacaattttaaaaagtacaaaacagtACAAACCCTATGAGGGGTATCTGgtaatagttaaaattttaagtgcatttattcTTTGACCCAGTCATCCCATTCCTGGAATTTAATCCTATAAATACTCCTGCATGTATAGGAAATGACATATGTATAGTTTTTCATTGTGGCAGTCATTTTATAGctgaaagattaaaaacaactCAAGGATCTAGCAATAGGAAGAAGACTGAATATATTATAGTACGGCTacccaatggaatactatacagctaTAAAAAGGGAGAGCAGTCTCTACATACTCAGGATAAActatttagcattaaaaaaaaagaagtacataaCAGCATATATAGGAAGCTACTTGGTATAAGAAGGGCAGTGATATaggaataaatgtatttatgaaaagaaataacGGGAGGATAAATAAGAAATTGACAAATCTGGTTATTCAGAGGGACAAGATGTGGAATAGGGTGGCAGGGGACAACCATGGGGGTAACACTcttcaaagaatatatttttatattatttgacttttgaaatatgtaaaagtACTATCTATTCAAAGCcagaaacacttttaaaatataaatttattaagaaatttaaataacataGTAGTGAGTGTATAAAGGTGAAGGTCTCCTGTCCGATGAATTTCTTAATGACTGTATTTCCTAACTGACTCTTTCCTTAGGAAGCCTATAAACATTACAATATTGCAATGTTTTGATCTAGGTAATATTATTTCCTCTCCTTACCTGTAGAAAGCAATCTTGCTGcagtctttgaaaatgtttttatccaCAGCTTCATCTTCAACactaaataaaaagacattttaagaaacttaCTTTCCACAAGGTTTGTGAATCCAATTTTTGTTCCTTCCCTAACTATAGCATGAACGTGGGTAATGAACTTTTGCAATGCAAAATTGTGTCATGGCCATAACCTAACATGATAGCATGTGTGCTGCAGAATAACATCCTTTTGTAAATCACTCAAGGTAAACAACAAAATATCAAGTTCTGGGATTACTCTGAAAGCACTGGAAGGAGAGTATTGTCACTTATGAGGAAgggttcttttaaaataatgactgaaGGCTATGACTACAACAATAAAATAGGAAGGAgcaaaagcacacaaaaaaaacaacccacacaaacaaaaataatccactcattttttcaacaaaatatttgcagaatattCTTACTGAGTGCTGGGTTCTGAGGAAGATATGGAGGACTGTGTCAGAGCTTCCTGCAAGAGCCTAACAAACAAGCATGAATCAACCTGACAAATGCTTTATTAGAGGTATGTGCAAGGGGCTAgagtaaaaacagaaacagatgtaGGAGGAAAATCTGTTACTTTCTAAGATAATGTTGACAATCTAAGAgccaattttaaaaaaaccaagtTCGCAGAAGAGCTGTTTCTGGAATAGAACACGAACAAGATGCATATATATTGCTACTTGAGTATATGTGTTTAAATTATcctccagggacacctggctggctcattcagtggagcatgcaactcttgatcttggggttgtgagttcgagccccatatgggacatagagattacttaaaactaaaatcttggggccgcccaggtggcttagtcagttgagcatccaacttcggcccaggtcatgatcttgccattaccaagtttgagccccacgtcgggctctgtactgacagctcagagcctgtagcctgcttctggttctgtgtctccctttctctttgcccctcccccgctcatgctctatctctgtgtctgtctctctctcaaaaaaaaaaagtcttaaaaaaaataaattagcctCCGTATGATTAAAACAACTCTAGgctataaaagggaaaaaaaacccacacatgcCTTCAAGCAGACATATTGCTGAATACGGCTGTAATCAGCATGTCTATGATTATGTAGGAAACTATGATTGAACACAAATTTCaagatattataaaaacaagCCCACACAGATACACTTGGCTGTACTAAAAAGTTGTTTTCTTGTAAGTAATCAAATCTTTCACTAACATAGTCTGTGTCACTGTTTCCTTTAATCAAGCGGCAAAGATTAGAGAAATTTGCAAtccttgcttttcagttttgaagaATGAACTCTGTAATAATATAGGAAGATGGGGGTGTAGCCTGAAATTCATGTTAGGGTTCTGATCACAATTCTTCCACTGTTCTGTAAAGCatcctgaaaatattttgtgaggGACTAGCTATTAATATCAACTAATTCCCTGGGGAATTGAGACAACTGGTAAAGATTAAATACACAAATACCCAACATGCAAATAAGAGGCCATTCAAACAATCAATAAAACCTTCAAACCTAATGTTGCTTTCAGGTACTTTCGGGTACTATCTATTCCCTACTGTCTGAAGTCAGTCCCTGCAGGACCAGTGGGCCTTTACCTGATTTCCTCTTTCCCAGCAGCTTCCATGGCTTCCCAGCCCGTCGGACCGGCTCTCAGCTCTTAGGCCAACGCCAAGaggtttttaaaacactgaaggGCAGTCTTTCTAAATTACAACCAGCACTTCACCACCATCAAGTTCTTGGGAAATGGAGTCCTCCCCAGGTCCTTAAGAAGTGGCAAAACTACACGTACTCCTGGGTTTTCCAGGCCCAAACTAGCGTTTCTACGGAGATATGACAAAATTTTCTTGCTTATGAGTGCCAACAAGGAACTGCTTTCATTAGGAACCGCAACTGTCTTTGTAGTGGAGGGGGCGTGTACTCAAAGAGCTCTAGAGGATAAAAATCTAGAGCGTGAGAACCAGGTAGTACAGAGACTGCTTGCCCGGTCCAGGTCAAACGTCTGCAGGTTTATTACAGTGACCCTCACAACACAGATACTGAAAACTGGCCCACTCTTTCCGTTTTTAGTTTTAAGTAGAAAGTGCCGTACtgctctgtgctgaaggtggaTGTTCTCCAGCCAAATTCTACTGCACCATCATGCTTTTCAGGGCTacaacgattttttttttaagggcttatCTAGTACAGTAGATACAGCTTAGAAAGTGCTTATACTACACCACTGCCAAATTCCAGTCCTTGCTTAAAAACCTCCAGAAACCAAGAACTCACTACTACCTGCCAAAGAGGCAGTCAGACTTACGGCTTTCCCAGACTTCTGGACCCCGCGTCTCACTTTGACTTAGAAGGTATGAGAGGCGGGGGCGAACGAGAGGAGAGAGCCAAACGCTACACGAGGTGCTTGCTTAAAATCCCCAGCCCCTTTAAGGGgcgggagagaggagaaaagcagaCCTACGCGGAGGTTGATTAACAGCCTAACGCTCCAAGGTGACCAGATTACGACGGGACGACGCCTGCGCTTTCCGCTCTAAACCTCACTCGAGACCGTGACGACTGGCTTAGGGAGGGGCTGCTGGGCGGAAAAACAAACAAGCCCCGCTAGGTTTCGAGGACCCGGATGATCCCGCCCCCAGAGCAGAGCCGGAAGAGGGCGGGGCGAACCGGAAGACGGTGAAATGCTTTCGGTAGGCGCTCCATGGCTGTGAAGATGGCGGCGGCTGCGTGGCTTCAGGTGCTGCCtgtcattcttcttcttttggggGCTCAGCCGTCCCCATTGTCGCTCCTTGGTGTAGGACCGGCACCTGTCGCTGCTGCTGACCGATCCAAGTGGCACATTCCGATACCGTCGGTGAGTGTTCACTTCAGAAGCAACTGAGCCTGGACGAGCAAGGGGTGGGGCTACGGCGGCCCTAGGGGTCCATGAAGGTTCCGCAAAAGTCCGCTTCAAAAGGGGTGGAATTGCCTGGAGCATCTGTGTCGCTGGATAGCAAGGATCCACTACCCTGGAGCGGAAAGCCGTGCACTTCTGTGGGTAGGTTAGCAGGAGTGCCAGAGCCGCTTCAGGAGCGGAGAAGAATGGTGGAATGGTTTCTTATCAGCTAAGTCAGAGAGAACTTTCAGTGCCTTACGTGAGACGTGTAAAGTTGATGGATGATAGGTGGAGAACGGTTTCCCTTTCAGCTGAAGTTTCACAGAATCCAGTGACCCCAGGTTGGATGAGAGAGATCTGTTTATAGGTGTCTTTatcacttttttcctttgcacTTTTTGTTACTGGATGATTGTACTTACGAAGTTGTTTGATTTCCTTTGCACTTTCGAATGGTTGTTCTAAGCCTTGTGTGATGAGGAAGcctaggcatttaaaaaatatattctaaaatgagAATGGCTGAAGTGGTAGAAATTGTGTTCTAAAATTTGACATGGTAAAGGTAGGCTGTCTTTTGGACAACTTACTAGATAGGTTGACCCTTTCTGTCCCCCACCTCACTCCTTTACACCTCATTGGAAGTAAGAGTTTTTATAGTCCTGTGAGCTCACAAAAATCGGATGCACGCAGGAAATGCCGAAAAGCAATAGTCCTATTGAAACCACGGTGGCCTTTTTGTTTGATTCTGCTTTGCTCACTGGTTGTAATGTCCAAATCTTATTTGTGCTTTTATATGGCGAGCATTATAGCTTTTGTTCGTTTGGTGAAGATCTTCAGGTTCTGAATTTTAGCTATTGTTACTAAAATGGTTAATAGTTAAACCTGTCTGCTCATAGAATAGTTTATTTAAGGAAATGATTGGTTATTCTGAACAGTGATTAGTGAGTAAAGCGAATGAACTAATTAAGGAGTACCTCCCGTGAAGATTTAAGTTAGGATTTCTAGCAGTTTCTTTTCTAGAGTCCTTGCTTCATGGCCTGTGGGGGAAAAATCATGTCTCTGCACCAAGCTACAAAATTCTGCAGTTTGGATACGGTTGAATTTTACTAAAAGGAAGGATacgattttgttgttgtttagaaaactaacttaaacattttataaatttaggtttttttaacagttatattCTGCCTTGGGAATTAAAGTGATCTATGCTAATTATCTTTCTCTCCTTTATCTTTGcaggggaaaaattattttagttttggaAAGATCCTGTTCAAAAATACCACTATCTTCCTGAAATGTGAGTTTTTGCATTTCATGAAGTTTTTGAGTgatctttaaacttttaaattaccTATTTTCTATCTCTGATCTTCTCTAAAcataagttttgaaatttaatagTCTGGCATTTTCTAGGCATAAACACGTAGTATAAGTAAGGTCTTTTCCCTGAGTAATCTTCAGAATACTTGtgtgaactttattttcttctcctgtttTTCTGGTGTTTACACTTTACAGTTAGACAAATTATGTCTGATGGTATTTTAATCTGCCCTCTGTTAGATACCACCAATTTTGCTTTTGTGTGCTTGTTAGGTATTTACTGAACAAATGACTTAGGTGTCAGACCTTTGGCTCTGCACGAATATGTTCAGTGATCCTTTGTTTACCGAAGGAGTATTTTGCTATTTAGATCTTTGGAAGAGGAAGCTCAAAGATATTATCAGGAAGTAGGGATTACATGGAATTAAACCAGTCTGTCCAGTGAGAAAACCACTGTATCTGAATCCAGAATTTCCCATTGCACATTAAAGAaaagcttccttttatttttgaaaatggttttattttaggGAATAAATGATCATGGATAGCTCTATTTCAAGATCAGGGATAAAAGTTCAGCTcggtgcccgggtggcttagtcagttgagcatctgactttggctcaggtcatgatctcacggctcgtgggtttgagccctgcgttgggctctgtgctggcagctcagagcctggagtctgcttcagattctctatctccttctctgtccctccctctgctctgtctctctttcaaaaataaataaattggggtgcctgggtggctcagtcggttgagcgtccgacttcagctcgggtcacgatctcacggaccgtgagttcgagccccgcgtcgggctctgggctgatggctcagagcctggagcctgcttccgattctgtgtctccctctctctctgcctctccgccgttcatgctctgtctctctctgtctcaaaaataaataaacgttaaaaaaaaatttttttaaacaaaaataaataaattaaaaaacattatttaaaaaaagttcaggTCATCCATATGTGCTTCTGTGCACATCTTTCTTTATGAAAGTGCAAAGTTATAAGTTTTAATTggatgattttattgttttaatcatCTAGTGTGTACTTATTAAAAACCTATTATGTGAAGCACTGTTTTAGACAGTAGGAAAATGATAGAAAAGGTCCTCTCTCTTACTGAGCTTATAGTTTAGTGGGAGTGAAGGGGACCTATAGAATTTCTATGAAGAGAAGACTATATCCATGAAAATACAATCTCTTGACTAATGACTTCAGTTTGGTTTAAATTACATTACTCTGACAAACTGGTCAGTCTTAAGAGGTTGGTGTGCTAGATAAGAGTAACTCTCAGGGAGAACAGTGTTTTTGGTCTTTTGAGATAGCCTGACAACTTGCATGCTGTTCTACCTTTTTATTATGTGTAGTCTTTTCTTTACCTGTATTTTGGTCAAATGGTGCTTTGCCAAGTTGTACAAGCTGCATATTTTGTAGTGTCTGCATTTCATATTTTTGGAGAATTTGAAGCCCCTGAAAATCACATTATCTCTCACTTTGttacttctctgctttctcacaTATGCCTTGACTCTGATTTTATACTTTTGGGCGTATGGTAAATAGCTTTCCATGAAATTGCTAGGAccatttttgtctcttaaatctAACCATTCAAAGTTCTGAATGgtgtttttttaacataatagTATTTTTGCAGCCAAGTTTTCCTGCAGATCTTCTTTTAGGGGATTTTCTTATTAGCTTCTGTTTAATCTCTCCTTGGTATGGTTCTTCTGAGTAGTTTATATTGAGATTACAATATCCTTTTTATCATTTCTGTAAATTCTATTCAGCACATC comes from Panthera tigris isolate Pti1 chromosome B3, P.tigris_Pti1_mat1.1, whole genome shotgun sequence and encodes:
- the GANC gene encoding neutral alpha-glucosidase C isoform X3; amino-acid sequence: MEAAGKEEISVEDEAVDKNIFKDCSKIAFYRRQKQQLSTKSTYQALLDSATKGKDSTKFQILNEATKPVYKFSLETTLLAASPGMQAYL